The genomic stretch GACAGGACTGTCATcagggaggtggggatggggagttTAAATACTGAAATACAGGGGTTCCTATACCTTTTTCAGGTGGAATTCCATCTAGAACTTGTTCACCTTCCCACCCAAACAAAGGTGATATATAAAGACCTCACTTTTAACCAAAGTGCTGAACACTTAAACCAAATTTGATAAGAGAGGCCTGAAGGTTGTTGAAGGTCTGTGAAATGCAGTTATTAATAAATGTTCATCAGACTGAATATTTTGTCTTGTGAGGAAGCAGTTGGAATGATACAGTACTAATAGCAGACTAGTACAGAACACGGAAGAAAAGGGATAACGcttgaataagaaaagaaaaagagaaagatcaaACAGGGTCAGGATGGACATTGTCTTTACATTAGGCTAAAAATTGTCTTATTTCCTGATCAGGAGAAATTGAGGGTGACTACAAGCTAATATTCTTCATATTGAAAAAGTACGTAGAAAACAACAAGAGGCGCggggttttaatttttcttaaatggtCATGCACTTGGCCAGTAGAGATGTTGGGAAACAGGTTCTGTTTTGTTGATGGCGATTACAGAGTATCTTTGCTAGATGATACAGCAGATGCTTTGGAAAATGTACATGCTTCTCACTCAAGAACTCCCCTTcataaaatttatcttaaaaattaaggacATGCACAAAGatgtaaatattaaaatgctCATTGCTGTCTGTAATAGTGAAAATTTAGAAGCAATCTGCCCAGtaagaggaatttttaaaaagtctgactggggacttccctggttctccagtggttaggactgcactCTACTGCATGGGGCCCGGGCTCCATCCtcggtcggggaactgagatcccaccagCTGCTGCtcagcatggtcaaaaaaaaatctgattggtTCACATGGTGACACACTGAACTTGATGGTGTGAAACCATACTTActagaaaagaaacattttcctaATAATTGTTAAGTAAAATTATGGATACTATATAGTATGCATATTACAATCCATTTAAAAAGAGTTTGAGGGGATAAAAACAAAGATAGTTGTGATAACTGCTTCTACGTTGTCTTTTTGCCTGCCTTATTTTtccctgatttttcttttatgacataagatggaaaggaaagttttttttaacatttgtataTAATGTGAACTTCTATTGAGCTGCTCAGTAATCTTATTAAACAAGCTTGGCTGCTCAGGAGGGCTGTACCTATTGTTCCAGAAACGTCAGGGTTTATGTATTTGAGTTAGAAATGCCAGTTGGCTCTCCCCTGGTTATGACCATGGAGTCTGGTCTTAATTACATAAAATGGCATTTTCATAGGTAAGGAAAACAAATTCCAGCCattctgggggcaggggaggggaaggaccAGAGAAGCAGGGTgaggaaaattcttttttcaatAGTTTGTGTTGAAAGTAACCTCAGGATTTAGACAGACaccttgttttgttttccaggctAAACACCAGAGCACCCTAGAAAGCATAACTAAAAGAATGCTCATGTTTGACCCAGTCCCTGTCAAGCAGGAGGCCATGGACCCTGTCTCGGTGGTAAGTTTTCCAAAACTAAACACTTCTTGTTTATTCCAAGTGGTAATAACTTTACTGTGTGTTGTGTTATTCCTTAAAAGTACTCATTACTTGACAGGCATTTGATAGGCAAACTTCTAAACAGGATCCATGTTTTCTTAAATGCTTTGCCCcagtcccccacccacccccaggatGTCATCAGCACAGAACCTGAGCCACAGGTAGATCTGCTCACAACAGAAATAGTTTTACAGAAACCCCTTAGTTAGCAGATTTTTTAGTCTGAGCTCTCAAGATTATTGGttttggcaaaaagaaaaaaaaaatgaccggactagtttaaagaaattaatgtgcatatggaacattaaaaaaaaaaaaaacctgtacacGATATTTATCATGATTAGGAAGCAGTTTCCAAATGTACCTTCAAGAAATCTTCATCAAGAGTGAGTTTACTTAGAGGTATTTTTCACTCAAGATGACCACCCAGGCTATACAGAGGAGTTTCTTAAACATGTTTGTGAatgttaatctttttcttttttttggattgaaagccaaaaaaaaagactccattttGCCTCACATAGTACTTAGGATATCCTTCACAAAActcattaaaaagatgaaaattgggagaaaaaaatcCTTGATCATTTTGCATGTAAAAATATGTTAAGAATAAAATGATTTGCTTAAACTCCAAGCAGGCAGCCTTGTGGAGCTGTGACTTGGGAGAAGCTAGCGAAAGAACTTGACCCTGAGAATGGAATTTTGTTTCACTCAAAAGAGTCTGTGGTGGCTGGGAGGCAATTACATTCACCGTCTCTTGCAACACTTTAGTGCTAAGCTACCCTGGTCTTCATGCTtgtcgaccaccagggaaggagtAATGAGTCCAGTTGTTTATAGAGGTACAACACCAGCACTGTGGAAGTTGGACAGGGCTGACAACAGAAAGGTGTCGACTGCAAAGCCGGGAGTGGTTGAGACTTGAGGGGATCTGGTTTAGTGAATGTGAAATAACACGGCCATGCTCTCAACTCTGTCTTGCGCTTTTCTTCCTCGGGCTTGGAAAATACTCACAAGGGGAAAAACTTGGCCTGAATTGTGGCTCTGAAGGTTGGTAATGACACGCTTGCAAAAATTAGATCATCCTTATGCGCTGACTATGGAGGTTCCTGCCAAAACTGTTTATACGAGACATGGGGGTCACTCCAAGGCCCTTGGAACTGAGTTGCCATGGAGATTTCTGCGCTAGTGTTTACCAGTGTGTATGGTGAAAAGTTAAATCAGAGTGGCTTTAAGGAAATAGCATTTACATTCTTGCCCAACAACTGTATAACCATATGATAATAAGAGAGCAATAAGAATTTTATTAATCAAAAAGCTAAATTGGCTTCTAATGTTACTCATTTTGTCATCAACCCCTTCCCCCAACTATTGCATGATCATACTGGAGGAATATTAAGGTATAAAATGTTCTCATTAATTGTATCCTTGAAATATGAATAGGGTTTTAGTACCAGAGACTATGATTAATTTGGTAAATGATGGAGGCCCATCAGTGATGCATTTTACTATTCAGTATACTTCCAGAGCTTTTAATCAAGCATGAGAATGTGTCACAAGAGCCTAATTTAAAGCTAAAATGAACTTCACCATACAAGGAAAGGCACTTagctgaaaaaaaatggaaataaaatgaatttgttgTAATAGTTATACTTGTAATGCTGTAACATATTAATGCATGGAGTTAAAATATGTGGAAGTATTTTTGCAATTAATGGTCTTTTTCTCCTTCATGCTCTAGTTTTCAAGTTCTGCTGATGCTTATAGAATTTAATTATATTGTTTCACCAAAATAGAGTTCCAGGCCTTACAATGAAGTTTCTTTGTTTCCACTCTTAAATCTTCACATTTCATCTTTCCTACCTTCATAGGTGAAGTATATGAAATCTGATTTATTGttcctttattccttttctctttttcattctgcCTTTGACCTAAAAGGTTGAGGTCTTTGTTTATTCAGGTCAGTGTTCTAAACATGAAGCAGTAACATGTAAGATTGGTTTTTGCTTCAATTCCacatatgaataaaaatatttgactCTGATGTACTCCCCTCTCTCACCCCTTTTCCCTAAAAGATAAGAAGAGTAAAAATAATCTGCCTAGTTGGTATTTTGCTATAATTTAGAGAAAGTGAGgaaatgtcatttttctcttactGAAGTAtaaaccttcatactgttcacTAAACCTTGTGCCTTGAGGCAGACTAGACTTTGGATTGTCGATCCTATTAAGATTTGCAAGAAAGGGGAGCAGagtaccacccccccccccccattctgTGCTGTAGATCTCTGCTACTTACTGTCAGTGTGTTGCTGGCAAAGCCATCAGAAGCTCCCTGAgtctccaattttttttcttatttataaaattggaGATACTTATATGTAAAACATGAAATGGCAGGTGTAATTAAAATGAACATGTAAAGGAGTTGTTTTTACCAGTACTGCCAAAGAGGTTGAAAACTAGAATTTAATtcaggaaatgagaaaataaaaatttttaaagtatcccTTCATATTCTTCTGTTCCTAAAGGAAGATTACTTCtgaagaaagtatttttttctttaatgaaaattatCATCTAACAGACTCCTTACAGATTAAGAAGTACTTAAAATCGGTAGTCCCTCTGCCGTGTTCTAACAGAAACTTTTCATGACTTTTCTGAGCCTGGTAGAAAGAGAGCTTTCTACTTTTGTTTGCACAGAGGGGCATGACATTTGCTGTTTCCAAAGAGCTTGTTTATAAATGCACCGCGCCTTCCTGCACTTGGAACTCCACCCTTGGTATGAAGATTCCTTTGACTTGCCATCGCCCTGTCACGGACGgtcgcattttttttttttcatattaatgaaGAGTGAAACAGAGACTCACCCACGTTTCATGCAGTCACTCCATCCACTTAAACCATCTTGTAATGGAAAACTTCACCAAAACTATTTCCAATAAAATGAGAAACTATTAATTCTCACTTTCATAGGAAGTGATAGCATTGGAAAATTATCTAAACCCTGTGCCTTTTTCCTcatcatacttaaaaaaatttttttttttttgtttttgagaatcAAAAAATCATTATGCTGAGCCTGGTCAGTGGTAAAAACTTGCTCAGAGGGCGTGTTGATTCACACCATCCATTCACCCAGTGTTCTCTGAGCACTTGGGCTGGACCATCATCTCCCACTCCACTGACACttaaataagtaagtaagtaaccCATGGCACGGAGGTGTGAACACTTGAATGCATGTTACCACAGAGGGAAAGAACCCTTCTTAATAGCAGACCTTTTGGCAAAGTAACCCCCTTGCTGCCCTTAGTTGGGGGTGAGGAGTGGAGGAAACCTCTGCTTGAGTCGGTAGGGCCATGGATGCCCAGCAGGGGCCAGAGGACCTCTTTCTGCTTCATCACTATTTGTAGCTGATGTGGATTTTGCTGGTGCAGGCACACTTATTTGCATTGCTTCATTAGAACACAGGAATGCTCTGGAACAGAGAGGAAGCAACTATTACCAGTGTGTATCCACCCAAGGCACACACCCCAGGCAAGCCCTGTGTCAGTCCTTATGCTGCGGAGAACCAGACTGTTGCAAGCTGATTGCATGGCTTATGTGCTCCACCCAAATGATTAAAGTGAACATGCCTCATAGAAGGTTCTGGTAAACATTGCTGTGAAATTTGCTAGTGAGACAGTTTGAAGAACCACATTTCTTCACCCTCAGGCGAAGCAGTCAGACCAGAAATAGTTAACACTGGACTCAGTTGTGTACCCCTGCACACAAAACAGCCCCCCTGCTTTTAGCCCTGGAGCCTTCCAAAGACCACATGTTCAGGGGACAGGAGGCATTCACAGGACGGAAGACTCTCAGCAAAACTGTGCAAATGTgcataatttataaaattcagCTCTGTGTGGCTGTTTCTTTATGGCTTGAGAAACCTGAGACGGTTATTAAATTTGCAAATCCCCCAGGTTCTAAATTCCTGCTTTCCTTAAACTCACCCCACAGATAGAAAAATCCAGCAATGACAGCAAGAAAAGTTTGTCCTCCTCTTGCTTCCTATGTAGTGGCCAATAACTTGGTATTAAAATCTAGGTCATAGGGGTGTCTTTGAAGACTAGGGCTGAAAATAAGGGAGAAGCTACATTTCTGTGAGTAGAAACAATGAACACTGCCtcccatttcctggagtttttgTTTCTTGTACCAGAACTTTTGCCCTTTAGAAAATTATATCAAGCTGGCTAAACTTTAGAACTAGGAGAAATCTTTTTTCCTCCTGTAGTTAATTACTTCCTGAAGCCCTCATTGTACATAATGTGTAATTTCTGTTCACAAACCTTGTGCCTCTTGCTTTTgcctattttaatatttcaatttaaatctaTTGCATATTAATATTACTGTATATTTTGAGCCTCTCACCTTGTGTTGCACCTATGTGTGTCTTATTCTAAAGAACGGTAGAAATAGTCTTCATTTGATGTTCGATACATAattcaaaactgtttttaaaaacaacaatttGTTTTGTGTTTCCTGATTTTATATCCTCATATCCTTGTTTTTAAGCAGTATTATTAGTGAAaattctccctccccacctttaAATTGCATTTAAATAATTTACCAAATGTTAGTAAtaaaaattagtgtttttattctaTATCTCATCATATAGAGCCCTGCTAGTCTAAGGCCAACATATGGCACCTTGAGTCATTCCCCAGTAACTCAGAATCTGCGTTTTAACAAGATTCCCAGGTGAATCTGTGTGCTTAGTAAAGTCTGAAGAATACCTGGTACAATCAAAGCCCACTGAAGTAAACACCTGTTGTATACAGCAGGAAGAAAAGACTCCAGGACCCCAGTGTGTGTTAAGTTCATCTCATAGGCATCTCATTGAGTCCAATTCTAATCTTAACGTCATAGCCTCCTAGAAGATGAGTATCCAGTACCTCCTTGACAGGTTTTGACATATCCTCATGACACTTGCATGTCTAATAGTTATATAGTaatttttcttgccttcttttatAGAACTGCTTTTGAACATAATAAAGTTATTTTGAAAGTGCAGGAATGGGATTTTAAAGCAGCACAGATGAGTCGGATGCATAGCCAGGTGGAGATTCACCCGATGAGGCCCAGAGAAGAAAGGGTGTGATCTCAGTACTAATCCCAGTCAAAACCACTGCTGTCTCACAGTTATTAATAACTCATATTACTGGCCACTGAAGGGGCCAGGGAGGTTCAGAAATTAATAGTGCATTTAAGCGGTTTAATTATAAGTTCCCATTAGTGGGTCTTCTCAGTTGCATTGTGAGCTAGTGTTGCTTCAGAATCACAAATGCATTGAATTTTAGAGCCAGGAGAGAGGCACAGTATGTTATTTTTCACCCTTACTATAAAGCATTCAAATATAAGTAATCCTCTGCAGGCAGACTTGACATGTTACCACTGAAAACATGTTCCCCTAAAATGCATGCAAGTAAAGGGTTTAtgttgagtttaattttttttttaggcatTCTACAACAGACTTTAAATGTTTCTTAAGGAATAGAAGTAATTTTAATGAATTCCATGGCCAAGGACAGTACTCATAGTGGGCAATTACAATTGATTTAGATTTCAACCTGGTAAATGAGAGTTACATTATCTTGATATTGTAAGAAAGGAATGTATTTGAAGACAAATTAAGTCAGTTATGAACAGATCTTAGATTTGGGAGGGGACTAATTATCTCACCTCCAGTATCTTCTTAGGTTATCCCCcagtctcttgatgagggagtAGCAAGGAGGAAAGGTGAGAAGGCAAAGCCTCAGCTTGTATGCAAGTCCCTTCCAACATCACGTGTCCTTATTTAAGTCCTTATTTGCTCTTATAGTTCTGTGTCATCCTCGGATTTGGAGATTAAGTCATCTTCTGCAGTGTctcaaattataaataaatcGTTGAACAAGTCGGGGCCAAGAACATAATCACCTTTGTGTGGGTGGCCTTCTGTATATAAGTGTGTGCGGTGACTAGCCATCCTGAGTTGCATGATACTGAGGCATTTCCTCAGATGTCAGACATTTAGCACTAAAGCCAGGATTCGTGGTCACCTTGGCATGGATTGGTCAGTGGCTGGAGAGCATCCCAAGGCACTACCACGTGGCTCTGTTTGTCCACGTTATCCACAAGCATATGGGAAATGTTCTGTGTCTTTATGCTCAGGTGGAGCACGCTAAAGCCAAGGAGGGTATTTCCTACCAATTAAGAAACCCCATCAGAAAAGCAATAAGGTTCCTTGGCTTGGCTGGTTCTTGGTGAATCCCAACTCCCAATGATAAGGCCCATAAGCCTTTTATAACCTGTTTTAGAATTTTTCCAGGCGTCATCATCAATCTTAACATTGGATATGGCTATCACTGTAGAATTaaacttgagatttttttttgtctgtgacaTAGTTACCATGTTAACTTTAGTGCCTACATTTATTAGATCAACTCTTTCatggtatttgtgtgtgtgtgtgtgtgtgtgtgtgtgtgtgtgtgtcaagcaTATATCTAAATCCAAACCATTTATGAAAGTCCATGTAACTGAATGTGCCTTGTTGTGTATTTTCATCTTATTTCGTGTTTCAAGCAAACACACCTGTCCATTGATACGTGTCTGTGTTTTCTAATAGTCATACCCGTCTAATTACATGGAGTCAATGAAGCCCAACAAGTACGGCGTCATCTACTCCACGCCATTGTCGGATAAGTTCTTCCAGACGCCGGAAGGCCTGTCTCACGGGATGCAGATGGAGCCGGTGGACCTCACAGTCAACAAGCGGAGCTCGCCGCCCTCCGCCGGGAACTCTCCGTCCGCCCTGAAGTTCCAGCCCTCGCATAGGCGAGCCTCGCCTGGGCTGAGCCTGTCCTCCTCCAGCCCGCCCGGGAAGAAGTACTCGCCGCCACCGCCCGGTGTGCAGCCCTTCAGCGTGCCGCTGTCCATGCCGCCGGTGATGGCCGCAGCCCTGTCCCGCCACGGCATCCGGAGCCCAGGCATTCTGCCCGTCATCCAGCCCGTCGTCGTGCAGCCTGTCCCCTTCATGTACACCAGCCACCTCCAGCAGCCGCTCATGGTCTCCTTGTCGGAGGAGATGGAAAATTCCAGTAGTAGCATGCAAGGTACCTTTCTGTTCTGCAGCTCACCCACACTGCTACCGCCCCCGCCAGGAATCCGGACTTGTAGGTCTTCACTACCAGGGAGTCTGATTAAGGGAGCAGAGGAAGCAAGGGGCCAAGAGCTGCTGTACTCTGCAAAGGAAATATTCGACTGAGAGGCTGCCTAAGGCATTTCCTTTTTCTAAGTGTTGATCCTGGAAGAGCTCCCAAGAATCAGGCTGTCTGTTTAATGCCATGAAACGATTAGTTTCACTATGTACTTGTCAACTTCGGGATAATAAGAATCTTGACtttacattttgctttattgaatgCCAGCATGGTTCTAGGTACAAAAGGctcctaagaaatatttttagtccagggctcccagcctccaggatctaatgcctgatgatctgaggtggagctgacataataatagaaataaagtatgtGATAAATGTAATGGGCTTGATTCACCCACACccaacaccccccaccccagtccatggaaaaactgtcttccacaaaaccagtccctggtgccacaaAGATTGGAGATGGCTGCTTTAGACCATGTGATAGCTAATTGCTATTAAAAACCAGCTTGTTTACTGATTGGTCAGAGGCAGCAGGTTGTTGTAAAAGGAGATAACCAAAAGTCATAAGGAAGAAATCCCCTGGGGGCTATGTCTTAAAAGTCCAACTTCCTACATAGTGTTTGGTAACAAAGTAAGAATTTCATCCCCAGGTTCATTTCTGCTATCATTTTGCCAAAGGTAGATACTCACACATCAGTGTGGTAGCTAGAAGCTGTGGGATAAGCTTTTAAAGGCTGACATTGGTAAAGTGTACATAGAGTaacttctctatttttattttttagtaccTGTAATTGAATCATATGAGAAGCCTATattgcagaaaaaaattaaaatagaacctGGGATCGAACCACAGAGGACAGATTATTATCCCGAAGAAATGTCACCCCCTTTAATGAACTCAGTGTCCCCCCCGCAAGCATTGTTGCAAGAGTAAGTATACTGAGGTCTGCCCGGCAATTGCATAGCAGCGTGCATCTCGGAACTGGATGGAAGCACGAGCTTCCGGCGAGGGATGTGGTGTGGATTCCTAGGACCGCCTGGTCATTTGGGGCAGCCCCTGGGTCAGATGGAATCTCTCCAGAATCAATGTGCTCTGTTAAACTCCTTGTGTCACTTTTCAGTAAATCGGTCACCCTACATTTTGCCAACTTTACCCCTTAAATCATttttatcctgtttttttttctgtccttccaGACTATGTGTATATAGTTCTCCCATCATCTTTATCCCAATGTGGATTGGATTTGGTGTTCTAGATACCCCACTTAAGGTTGGATCCTGAAAACTTTATGGGATCACTCATGGTCCTTCCCGTTGTCAGTTCTCATAAAGCACACTGTTTCTGTGATGGGATATGGCTTTGATCAAAATTTTCAGGCCAACCACAAAGCCCAGGAAAGATTCTCCAAAACCCAGTCCGATGGCAACAGAAAGTAGACGATGTTGCTCAGCGAAGCTTCTCCAGTCTTTTTCATTATGTGTGCCCTAGAATGTTTGGTCTGCTTTAGAAATGCCATCTAGTAGAAAGTTTACACTGTATCCATCAGTATCCAGGCACCTGAACAGTGGTTTAACTTGCTGTCATGTGAGGGTGTCACACACAGGCTAAATAACATCATTATTGTGGTTTGCACTATCCTTGACTTCTCCCAAGGTTTACACTGGGGGCTGAGCTTGCAGTAGGTACAGACATAGTCTTTGGGCCCAACATCTTTGATCCCAGCTCTACTCTCCACCATATGTGTGACCTTGGCCTAGCCACTTAGTCTTTTGCCCCTGCTCTCTCTTTATTTACATTATtggttataattattttttcttatgttaTAGTCCTTTCAACATTGAGTTTAAGGACCAGCTGCCTAGTACAGAGGAAGTACAACAGTTATTGTCTCCTCAGACTCCCTTCTATTACTTCCTTCCCATATCACTTTTTCTCCAGCTTTTCTGCCCCCCTTTCTACTTTATCTTTTgcattcttctctccctttcatgACAAGTTCTGTAACAGAATATGAATTATCTGGTTTTAGAACAGCTATTTTCTGGAACTTCAAATAAATTCTGGTTGTATCTACATTCAGTCCAAGTAGGTGCATTCATAATAGCTCATGGGTTAATTATCATTTGAACCAActcagtttggtttttttttttggagggggggagAGTTCATCCACTCCCTGATAcatgagaagaagaaaatgaatcttCTGCCCCAGCTGCACCAGTAGGGAGACCCTCTGATGGTCTTTTCATTGTTACCCTTCACAATTGCATAGCACTCCTTtcccacaaaatttaaaaaaaagaaaaagaaaaaaaggaactttTCCAAGTGTTTTCAAAGGAGTTATTTCATTCTCCCAAAACAAGCATGTGGGAGTCAGAGCAAATAGAGAACTGATGAGCCAAGACATGGTGAGTCTCCTGTAATCACACCATTAACAGCAGCAGAGGGGACCtaggctgatctccttccagcTGTGCGCTCTTTGTGCCATGTTTAGATCATATCTAGCCAGTTGCATCTGCTTCTGTACTTGAGTGACAGGAAAAACAGACCAACCAAAAtgggcagcttccctggtggctcagtggttaagaatccacctgcaatataggagacatgggttggatccctgggttagaaagatcccctggaggagga from Ovis canadensis isolate MfBH-ARS-UI-01 breed Bighorn chromosome 6, ARS-UI_OviCan_v2, whole genome shotgun sequence encodes the following:
- the KLF3 gene encoding Krueppel-like factor 3 isoform X1 codes for the protein MLMFDPVPVKQEAMDPVSVSYPSNYMESMKPNKYGVIYSTPLSDKFFQTPEGLSHGMQMEPVDLTVNKRSSPPSAGNSPSALKFQPSHRRASPGLSLSSSSPPGKKYSPPPPGVQPFSVPLSMPPVMAAALSRHGIRSPGILPVIQPVVVQPVPFMYTSHLQQPLMVSLSEEMENSSSSMQVPVIESYEKPILQKKIKIEPGIEPQRTDYYPEEMSPPLMNSVSPPQALLQENHPSVIVQPGKRPLPVESPDTQRKRRIHRCDYDGCNKVYTKSSHLKAHRRTHTGEKPYKCTWEGCTWKFARSDELTRHFRKHTGIKPFQCPDCDRSFSRSDHLALHRKRHMLV
- the KLF3 gene encoding Krueppel-like factor 3 isoform X2; its protein translation is MESMKPNKYGVIYSTPLSDKFFQTPEGLSHGMQMEPVDLTVNKRSSPPSAGNSPSALKFQPSHRRASPGLSLSSSSPPGKKYSPPPPGVQPFSVPLSMPPVMAAALSRHGIRSPGILPVIQPVVVQPVPFMYTSHLQQPLMVSLSEEMENSSSSMQVPVIESYEKPILQKKIKIEPGIEPQRTDYYPEEMSPPLMNSVSPPQALLQENHPSVIVQPGKRPLPVESPDTQRKRRIHRCDYDGCNKVYTKSSHLKAHRRTHTGEKPYKCTWEGCTWKFARSDELTRHFRKHTGIKPFQCPDCDRSFSRSDHLALHRKRHMLV